A single window of Venturia canescens isolate UGA chromosome 3, ASM1945775v1, whole genome shotgun sequence DNA harbors:
- the LOC122408006 gene encoding PHD finger protein 20 isoform X5: MGMARKCCVRNCESDGKEVRYKGLPLHKFPRDPVLRNKWLGNGTFEPHFKPTTGQFVCHRHFTRADYEIIKGHKFILRKGSVPTIFENYDNHPDPLTMPVKSNISYPQEDLDLINSEILNMDNAGSGESSMFAEARTPKSDSCGEACNSRPGSSADSLNPSEMTDATDAGFKSSGENEEPLRSVEIPLDAAEYKLEVGKDEYSVMKTKMGFMEEESKAIKEEFEPTNTTEEKIIVKSDETKPKPNVNCGSLNFNPGDRIEAKDFNDKWYSARVVETDWAEREVLIHFDKSSSRFDEWIPMDSSRLRVLQMQSSEQVWVLPSPETKMRQRDDFDVGERILATWADGRKYPAKVNAVLGNDRYDVLFDDGYAKIVRSSKITKIASSTGKKAMETDSYIGSKQERRDKKRKHTVMELFQTHPRKRSKPEITAVKKDGIVASEDANNYSLDSSLDLDTSAIGTYYDSGAELLRGFENPKPKIRSYTKKIKRDAIKNDTDLEDDIGPEWIDGEPQGVEGFIVDSNEITGTRRSIIVADRRLPPIWQKHFTQRRAGTSAGKWDVLFVHKPSGKKFRSRSDIKTFIESQGCEFDSDMFDFCIHRRKSKNSIARIKHETSGEVPKKIKTILPKTKATPSTPDNSLPLSSTPADSLVPITPTTTPVEDGGTIYSVFIGSLRVEMEDSLFKCPKEGCCKNFRKENLLQMHIKHYHPEYSKFLGSTPNVADLAYARTIGESVIDVTPKKSSNNFLDKINKFEKRKAAHEKQILPGNQMISSPGQTIPLIATSPLPAINSSSDIVGSDKISGTTIRDCNDSKFELMSPVSNASMDVDEESTKKIEANCAMSPGALFDLKIREEKNQIGIKTLLPVRPSVTPTDSSRFDRSKSLDEAVQNEKIKGSRKRQLSEYSTESSKSKGRPSMQELTDDYGDLDDSALDAEGPAGLVYRFSRRKSDAKSDENSQSNGEGVMMMINGEMVKVEQLRREEIINCTCGFMEEDGLMIQCDLCLCWQHGHCNAIEREKDVPEKYICYICRHPYRQRPSMKYLHDQEWLKDGKLPSLTKRTKDQAAINRRTAMLKRSFDLVAALLQIQQILHSLRVKISVAQKKDHPKLYLWAKNWEKSEVKEPMTEPVPVMRIVKKTVETPDSGTETLIEPKAEIPNVVKEDFDEKSIASDTELMKILEEDSTHSEETKVDCKKREAKIPNGEIDASKEKDASPSENENGVATTEMKKDEEIESKDESLTKKSSTNPATSEVTIPMNSAVTEPKQESTTPPQPFVPEPEAPIDPDECRQRLLEHIEHFQNHIDSQLTTIEAQVSVLETMDPDNGALSTDVQRRTKQTMQMLMRDLRTVRKLAALC, encoded by the exons ATGGGAATGGCGCGCAAATGTTGCGTGAGAAATTGCGAGAGCGACGGTAAAGAAGTGCGTTATAAGGGTTTGCCCTTACACAAATTTCCTAGAGATCCTGTTTTACGGAACAAGTGGCTCGGTAATGGCACTTTTGAACCTCATTTCAAACCTACCACCGGCCAATTCGTCTGCCATAGACATTTTACGCGAGCTGACTACGAGATTATCAAGGGACACAAGTTCATTCTACGTAAGGGCTCTGTACCCACGATCTTCGAGAACTACGACAATCATCCCG ATCCATTAACAATGCCAGTGAAAAGCAACATCTCGTATCCCCAGGAGGATCTAGATCTAATAAACTCGGAGATATTGAATATGGACAATGCAGGAAGCGGGGAATCGTCCATGTTTGCCGAAGCAAGAACACCCAAATCGGACAGTTGTGGCGAAGCCTGTAATTCTAGGCCAGGTTCATCCGCAGACTCTTTAAATCCGTCCGAAATGACAGATGCAACGGATGCTGGCTTCAAGTCGTCAGGAGAAAATGAGGAACCTTTAAGATCCGTGGAAATTCCATTGGATGCGGCGGAGTACAAGTTGGAAGTGGGCAAAGATGAATATTCTGTTATGAAAACTAAAATGGGCTTCATGGAAGAAGAATCTAAAGCCATCAAGGAAGAGTTTGAACCTACAAATACaacagaggaaaaaataatcgtaaaaAGCGACGAGACAAAGCCGAAACCAAACGTAAATTGTGGATCATTGAATTTTAATCCAGGCGATAGAATCGAAGCCAAAGATttcaatgacaaatg GTATTCGGCACGAGTGGTCGAAACCGACTGGGCCGAGAGAGAAGTTTTGATACATTTTGACAAATCGAGCTCGAGATTCGACGAATGGATCCCTATGGATAGTTCCAGACTCAGAGTTCTACAAATGCAGTCAAG TGAACAAGTTTGGGTGCTACCGAGTCC GGAAACGAAAATGAGGCAACGAGATGATTTTGATGTTGGGGAGAGAATTTTAGCTACGTGGGCGGACGGAAGAAAATATCCAGCCAAAGTAAACGCTGTGTTGGGAAACg ACAGATACGACGTTCTGTTCGATGACGGATATGCAAAAATCGTGAGATCTTCGAAAATCACGAAGATCGCGTCGAGCACGGGAAAA AAAGCGATGGAAACAGATTCTTATATCGGCAGCAAACAAGAGAGAAGAGACAAAAAGCGCAAACATACGGTTATGGAACTCTTCCAAACGCATCCAAGGAAGCGCAGCAAGCCTGAAATAACAGCTGTTAAGAAAGATGGAATAGTGGCTTCGGAAGATGCTAATAATTATAGCCTTGATAGCAGCCTTGATCTTGATACCTCTGCTATTGGCACTTACTATGATTCTGGAGCAGAATTACTTCGTGGCTTTGAAAATCCTAAACCGAAGATCAGATCTTACACCAAAAAAATCAAGCGTGATGCGATTAAGAACGATACTGATCTGGAGGATGACATTGGACCTGAATGGATCGACGGGGAGCCTCAAGGCGTTGAGGGATTCATCGTTGATAGCAATGAGA TTACCGGAACACGTCGATCGATAATCGTTGCAGACAGGAGATTGCCTCCGATATGGCAGAAACACTTTACCCAAAGAAGGGCGGGCACATCCGCTGGAAAGTGGGACGTTCTTTTCGTACA TAAGCCGAGCGGAAAAAAGTTTCGCTCAAGAAGTGACATCAAAACGTTCATCGAAAGTCAAGGCTGTGAATTCGATTCGGACATGTTTGATTTTTGCATTCATCGTCGGAAGAGCAAGAATTCAATCGCCAGAATAAAGCACGAGACTTCAGGAGAAGTTCCGAAGAAAATCAAAACTATCCTGCCGAAGACGAAAGCTACTCCTTCGACGCCCGATAATTCGTTGCCCTTGTCCTCTACTCCTGCGGATTCTTTAGTTCCGATAACACCCACGACAACACCTGTCGAAGATGGAG GAACGATATATT CGGTTTTCATCGGAAGTTTGCGGGTTGAGATGGAAGATAGTCTCTTCAAATGTCCCAAAGAAGGATGTTGCAAGAATTTTCGCAAAGAGAATCTCTTGCAAATGCACATAAAGCACTACCATCCAGAATATTCCAAGTTTTTGGGCTCGACACCGAACGTAGCGGATCTGGCGTATGCTAGAACGATCGGAGAGTCGGTGATCGATGTGACACCAAAGAAATCGTCCAACAACTTTTTGGACAAGatcaataaatttgagaagagAAAAGCGGCGCACGAGAAACAGATTTTGCCGGGGAATCAAATGATTTCGTCGCCAGGACAAACAATTCCGTTGATCGCAACGTCTCCGCTTCCGGCAATAAATTCCAGTTCGGACATTGTCGGATCGGACAAAATCTCTGGAACAACTATTCGCGACTGCAACGATTCGAAATTCGAGCTTATGTCGCCAGTGTCGAACGCAAGCATGGATGTCGACGaagaatcgacgaaaaaaatcgaagccaATTGTGCAATGTCGCCCGGAGCACTTttcgatttgaaaattcgcgaggaaaaaaatcaaattggtATCAAAACTTTGCTGCCCGTAAGACCCTCGGTCACTCCTACGGATTCTTCAAGATTCGATCGATCCAAATCGCTCGACGAAGCTGTTCAAAACGAGAAAATCAAGGGATCCAGAAAACGTCAACTTTCCGAGTACAGCACCGAATCTTCAAAATCTAAAGGAAGGCCAA GCATGCAGGAGCTTACGGATGATTATGGGGATTTAGATGACAGTGCATTGGATGCGGAGGGGCCAGCGGGTCTCGTTTATAGATTCAGTCGTAGGAAATCAGACGCAAAGAGCGACGAAAACAGCCAAAGCA ACGGAGAAGGTGTCATGATGATGATCAATGGCGAAATGGTCAAAGTCGAACAGCTCCGACGAGAAGAAATTATCAATTGTACCTGTGGCTTCATGGAAGAAGATGGACTCATGATCCAATGCGATCTTTGCCTTTGCTGGCAACATGGCCATTGCAATGCCATTGAACGAGAGAAAGATGTGccggaaaaatatatttgctaTATTTGCCGTCATCCTTATCGACAACGCCCGTCTATGAAGTATTTGCATGACCAGGAATGGCTCAAGGATGGCAAGTTGCCGAG CTTAACAAAACGAACCAAAGATCAAGCAGCTATAAACCGGAGGACGGCGATGCTGAAGCGATCTTTTGATCTCGTAGCTGCGTTATTGCAAATTCAGCAGATTCTTCACAGTCTTCGCGTGAAAATTAGCGTAGCCCA AAAAAAGGATCATCCGAAATTGTACTTATGGGCTAAGAATTGGGAAAAGTCGGAAGTAAAAGAGCCGATGACCGAGCCTGTGCCGGTGATGCGAATCGTTAAGAAGACGGTTGAAACCCCTGATTCTGGCACGGAAACTCTCATCGAGCCAAAAGCTGAGATACCTAATGTCGTGAAAGaggatttcgatgaaaaatccaTCGCGTCGGACACAGAACTCATGAAGATTCTAGAAGAAGACAGCACGCATTCGGAAGAAACAAAAGTCGATTGCAAAAAACGGGAAGCGAAAATTCCGAATGGGGAAATCGACGCTTCGAAGGAAAAAGATGCATCTCcgagtgaaaatgaaaatggcgTTGCTACGAcggaaatgaagaaagatgAAGAAATTG AATCGAAGGACGAGTCATTGACTAAAAAGTCGTCGACAAATCCAGCAACTTCTGAAGTAACGATACCGATGAATTCCGCAGTCACCGAACCAAAACAGGAATCGACCACGCCACCCCAACCTTTCGTCCCCGAGCCTGAAGCCCCCATCGATCCGGACGAGTGCCGACAACGTCTTCTCGAGCATATCGAACACTTTCAGAATCACATAGATTCACAATTGACCACTATCGAGGCACAAGTCtccg TTTTGGAGACGATGGATCCCGATAATGGAGCTCTTTCGACAGACGTGCAACGTCGAACAAAGCAAACCATGCAAATGCTTATGCGTGATTTACGTACAGTTCGAAAGCTGGCAGCCCTTTgctga
- the LOC122408006 gene encoding PHD finger protein 20 isoform X3, which translates to MGMARKCCVRNCESDGKEVRYKGLPLHKFPRDPVLRNKWLGNGTFEPHFKPTTGQFVCHRHFTRADYEIIKGHKFILRKGSVPTIFENYDNHPDPLTMPVKSNISYPQEDLDLINSEILNMDNAGSGESSMFAEARTPKSDSCGEACNSRPGSSADSLNPSEMTDATDAGFKSSGENEEPLRSVEIPLDAAEYKLEVGKDEYSVMKTKMGFMEEESKAIKEEFEPTNTTEEKIIVKSDETKPKPNVNCGSLNFNPGDRIEAKDFNDKWYSARVVETDWAEREVLIHFDKSSSRFDEWIPMDSSRLRVLQMQSRETKMRQRDDFDVGERILATWADGRKYPAKVNAVLGNDRYDVLFDDGYAKIVRSSKITKIASSTGKKAMETDSYIGSKQERRDKKRKHTVMELFQTHPRKRSKPEITAVKKDGIVASEDANNYSLDSSLDLDTSAIGTYYDSGAELLRGFENPKPKIRSYTKKIKRDAIKNDTDLEDDIGPEWIDGEPQGVEGFIVDSNEITGTRRSIIVADRRLPPIWQKHFTQRRAGTSAGKWDVLFVHKPSGKKFRSRSDIKTFIESQGCEFDSDMFDFCIHRRKSKNSIARIKHETSGEVPKKIKTILPKTKATPSTPDNSLPLSSTPADSLVPITPTTTPVEDGGTIYSVFIGSLRVEMEDSLFKCPKEGCCKNFRKENLLQMHIKHYHPEYSKFLGSTPNVADLAYARTIGESVIDVTPKKSSNNFLDKINKFEKRKAAHEKQILPGNQMISSPGQTIPLIATSPLPAINSSSDIVGSDKISGTTIRDCNDSKFELMSPVSNASMDVDEESTKKIEANCAMSPGALFDLKIREEKNQIGIKTLLPVRPSVTPTDSSRFDRSKSLDEAVQNEKIKGSRKRQLSEYSTESSKSKGRPSMQELTDDYGDLDDSALDAEGPAGLVYRFSRRKSDAKSDENSQSSQLNDSRLEKADNPKGDASKTDISIETEDGEGVMMMINGEMVKVEQLRREEIINCTCGFMEEDGLMIQCDLCLCWQHGHCNAIEREKDVPEKYICYICRHPYRQRPSMKYLHDQEWLKDGKLPSLTKRTKDQAAINRRTAMLKRSFDLVAALLQIQQILHSLRVKISVAQKKDHPKLYLWAKNWEKSEVKEPMTEPVPVMRIVKKTVETPDSGTETLIEPKAEIPNVVKEDFDEKSIASDTELMKILEEDSTHSEETKVDCKKREAKIPNGEIDASKEKDASPSENENGVATTEMKKDEEIESKDESLTKKSSTNPATSEVTIPMNSAVTEPKQESTTPPQPFVPEPEAPIDPDECRQRLLEHIEHFQNHIDSQLTTIEAQVSVLETMDPDNGALSTDVQRRTKQTMQMLMRDLRTVRKLAALC; encoded by the exons ATGGGAATGGCGCGCAAATGTTGCGTGAGAAATTGCGAGAGCGACGGTAAAGAAGTGCGTTATAAGGGTTTGCCCTTACACAAATTTCCTAGAGATCCTGTTTTACGGAACAAGTGGCTCGGTAATGGCACTTTTGAACCTCATTTCAAACCTACCACCGGCCAATTCGTCTGCCATAGACATTTTACGCGAGCTGACTACGAGATTATCAAGGGACACAAGTTCATTCTACGTAAGGGCTCTGTACCCACGATCTTCGAGAACTACGACAATCATCCCG ATCCATTAACAATGCCAGTGAAAAGCAACATCTCGTATCCCCAGGAGGATCTAGATCTAATAAACTCGGAGATATTGAATATGGACAATGCAGGAAGCGGGGAATCGTCCATGTTTGCCGAAGCAAGAACACCCAAATCGGACAGTTGTGGCGAAGCCTGTAATTCTAGGCCAGGTTCATCCGCAGACTCTTTAAATCCGTCCGAAATGACAGATGCAACGGATGCTGGCTTCAAGTCGTCAGGAGAAAATGAGGAACCTTTAAGATCCGTGGAAATTCCATTGGATGCGGCGGAGTACAAGTTGGAAGTGGGCAAAGATGAATATTCTGTTATGAAAACTAAAATGGGCTTCATGGAAGAAGAATCTAAAGCCATCAAGGAAGAGTTTGAACCTACAAATACaacagaggaaaaaataatcgtaaaaAGCGACGAGACAAAGCCGAAACCAAACGTAAATTGTGGATCATTGAATTTTAATCCAGGCGATAGAATCGAAGCCAAAGATttcaatgacaaatg GTATTCGGCACGAGTGGTCGAAACCGACTGGGCCGAGAGAGAAGTTTTGATACATTTTGACAAATCGAGCTCGAGATTCGACGAATGGATCCCTATGGATAGTTCCAGACTCAGAGTTCTACAAATGCAGTCAAG GGAAACGAAAATGAGGCAACGAGATGATTTTGATGTTGGGGAGAGAATTTTAGCTACGTGGGCGGACGGAAGAAAATATCCAGCCAAAGTAAACGCTGTGTTGGGAAACg ACAGATACGACGTTCTGTTCGATGACGGATATGCAAAAATCGTGAGATCTTCGAAAATCACGAAGATCGCGTCGAGCACGGGAAAA AAAGCGATGGAAACAGATTCTTATATCGGCAGCAAACAAGAGAGAAGAGACAAAAAGCGCAAACATACGGTTATGGAACTCTTCCAAACGCATCCAAGGAAGCGCAGCAAGCCTGAAATAACAGCTGTTAAGAAAGATGGAATAGTGGCTTCGGAAGATGCTAATAATTATAGCCTTGATAGCAGCCTTGATCTTGATACCTCTGCTATTGGCACTTACTATGATTCTGGAGCAGAATTACTTCGTGGCTTTGAAAATCCTAAACCGAAGATCAGATCTTACACCAAAAAAATCAAGCGTGATGCGATTAAGAACGATACTGATCTGGAGGATGACATTGGACCTGAATGGATCGACGGGGAGCCTCAAGGCGTTGAGGGATTCATCGTTGATAGCAATGAGA TTACCGGAACACGTCGATCGATAATCGTTGCAGACAGGAGATTGCCTCCGATATGGCAGAAACACTTTACCCAAAGAAGGGCGGGCACATCCGCTGGAAAGTGGGACGTTCTTTTCGTACA TAAGCCGAGCGGAAAAAAGTTTCGCTCAAGAAGTGACATCAAAACGTTCATCGAAAGTCAAGGCTGTGAATTCGATTCGGACATGTTTGATTTTTGCATTCATCGTCGGAAGAGCAAGAATTCAATCGCCAGAATAAAGCACGAGACTTCAGGAGAAGTTCCGAAGAAAATCAAAACTATCCTGCCGAAGACGAAAGCTACTCCTTCGACGCCCGATAATTCGTTGCCCTTGTCCTCTACTCCTGCGGATTCTTTAGTTCCGATAACACCCACGACAACACCTGTCGAAGATGGAG GAACGATATATT CGGTTTTCATCGGAAGTTTGCGGGTTGAGATGGAAGATAGTCTCTTCAAATGTCCCAAAGAAGGATGTTGCAAGAATTTTCGCAAAGAGAATCTCTTGCAAATGCACATAAAGCACTACCATCCAGAATATTCCAAGTTTTTGGGCTCGACACCGAACGTAGCGGATCTGGCGTATGCTAGAACGATCGGAGAGTCGGTGATCGATGTGACACCAAAGAAATCGTCCAACAACTTTTTGGACAAGatcaataaatttgagaagagAAAAGCGGCGCACGAGAAACAGATTTTGCCGGGGAATCAAATGATTTCGTCGCCAGGACAAACAATTCCGTTGATCGCAACGTCTCCGCTTCCGGCAATAAATTCCAGTTCGGACATTGTCGGATCGGACAAAATCTCTGGAACAACTATTCGCGACTGCAACGATTCGAAATTCGAGCTTATGTCGCCAGTGTCGAACGCAAGCATGGATGTCGACGaagaatcgacgaaaaaaatcgaagccaATTGTGCAATGTCGCCCGGAGCACTTttcgatttgaaaattcgcgaggaaaaaaatcaaattggtATCAAAACTTTGCTGCCCGTAAGACCCTCGGTCACTCCTACGGATTCTTCAAGATTCGATCGATCCAAATCGCTCGACGAAGCTGTTCAAAACGAGAAAATCAAGGGATCCAGAAAACGTCAACTTTCCGAGTACAGCACCGAATCTTCAAAATCTAAAGGAAGGCCAA GCATGCAGGAGCTTACGGATGATTATGGGGATTTAGATGACAGTGCATTGGATGCGGAGGGGCCAGCGGGTCTCGTTTATAGATTCAGTCGTAGGAAATCAGACGCAAAGAGCGACGAAAACAGCCAAAGCA GTCAGCTAAATGATTCACGTCTCGAAAAAGCCGATAACCCCAAAGGGGATGCATCTAAAACAGATATTAGTATCGAGACTGAAG ACGGAGAAGGTGTCATGATGATGATCAATGGCGAAATGGTCAAAGTCGAACAGCTCCGACGAGAAGAAATTATCAATTGTACCTGTGGCTTCATGGAAGAAGATGGACTCATGATCCAATGCGATCTTTGCCTTTGCTGGCAACATGGCCATTGCAATGCCATTGAACGAGAGAAAGATGTGccggaaaaatatatttgctaTATTTGCCGTCATCCTTATCGACAACGCCCGTCTATGAAGTATTTGCATGACCAGGAATGGCTCAAGGATGGCAAGTTGCCGAG CTTAACAAAACGAACCAAAGATCAAGCAGCTATAAACCGGAGGACGGCGATGCTGAAGCGATCTTTTGATCTCGTAGCTGCGTTATTGCAAATTCAGCAGATTCTTCACAGTCTTCGCGTGAAAATTAGCGTAGCCCA AAAAAAGGATCATCCGAAATTGTACTTATGGGCTAAGAATTGGGAAAAGTCGGAAGTAAAAGAGCCGATGACCGAGCCTGTGCCGGTGATGCGAATCGTTAAGAAGACGGTTGAAACCCCTGATTCTGGCACGGAAACTCTCATCGAGCCAAAAGCTGAGATACCTAATGTCGTGAAAGaggatttcgatgaaaaatccaTCGCGTCGGACACAGAACTCATGAAGATTCTAGAAGAAGACAGCACGCATTCGGAAGAAACAAAAGTCGATTGCAAAAAACGGGAAGCGAAAATTCCGAATGGGGAAATCGACGCTTCGAAGGAAAAAGATGCATCTCcgagtgaaaatgaaaatggcgTTGCTACGAcggaaatgaagaaagatgAAGAAATTG AATCGAAGGACGAGTCATTGACTAAAAAGTCGTCGACAAATCCAGCAACTTCTGAAGTAACGATACCGATGAATTCCGCAGTCACCGAACCAAAACAGGAATCGACCACGCCACCCCAACCTTTCGTCCCCGAGCCTGAAGCCCCCATCGATCCGGACGAGTGCCGACAACGTCTTCTCGAGCATATCGAACACTTTCAGAATCACATAGATTCACAATTGACCACTATCGAGGCACAAGTCtccg TTTTGGAGACGATGGATCCCGATAATGGAGCTCTTTCGACAGACGTGCAACGTCGAACAAAGCAAACCATGCAAATGCTTATGCGTGATTTACGTACAGTTCGAAAGCTGGCAGCCCTTTgctga